In Pirellulales bacterium, one genomic interval encodes:
- a CDS encoding HIRAN domain-containing protein produces MTNTLFVAWRSPEPNGPRWGPVGRLEHGPGGYRFVYTRGAMTLPDFQPFAEMPRLDAVYESDELFPLFANRLLSRSRPEYQAYLTWGGFDPNNPPDPIALLAVTQGRRATDQLELFPCPARDTEGGYLNKFFLHGIRHMSADAQSRVGSLRVGERLRAVPEDTNPSDPQAVAVFTEGDDVQIGYVPRYLAREVRDLFEQCGTMFAELQVERVNPSAPMQQKLLCRMSACWPEGFNPCTGGEFQPIVIGLGSALK; encoded by the coding sequence ATGACAAACACCCTTTTCGTGGCCTGGAGGTCGCCCGAGCCGAACGGCCCGCGCTGGGGGCCGGTTGGCCGCTTGGAGCACGGGCCGGGCGGCTATCGATTCGTTTATACGCGCGGGGCAATGACATTGCCTGACTTCCAGCCGTTCGCGGAAATGCCGCGCCTGGACGCGGTTTACGAGTCGGATGAGCTTTTTCCCCTGTTTGCCAACCGACTGCTCTCGCGGTCGCGGCCCGAATACCAAGCGTATCTGACCTGGGGCGGATTCGATCCGAATAATCCTCCCGACCCGATCGCGCTTCTCGCGGTAACTCAAGGGCGGCGCGCCACCGACCAACTGGAGCTTTTTCCTTGTCCCGCGCGCGACACAGAGGGTGGATATTTGAATAAGTTCTTTCTCCACGGAATTCGCCATATGAGCGCGGACGCGCAGTCGCGGGTCGGCTCGTTGCGGGTCGGGGAACGCCTTCGTGCAGTGCCAGAAGATACAAATCCGAGCGATCCACAAGCGGTGGCCGTGTTTACCGAGGGCGACGACGTGCAGATTGGGTATGTGCCGCGTTACTTGGCTCGCGAAGTACGGGACCTTTTCGAACAGTGCGGCACGATGTTCGCCGAATTGCAAGTCGAGCGTGTCAATCCAAGCGCGCCGATGCAGCAAAAACTGCTTTGCCGCATGAGCGCATGCTGGCCCGAGGGGTTCAACCCATGCACCGGAGGCGAATTCCAACCGATTGTCATCGGTCTCGGCTCGGCTCTGAAATGA